In one window of Musa acuminata AAA Group cultivar baxijiao chromosome BXJ3-2, Cavendish_Baxijiao_AAA, whole genome shotgun sequence DNA:
- the LOC135631584 gene encoding glycine-rich protein 2-like codes for MEEGKRWWGTVTWIEDDGSGFITPVDPGSGRGYLFDQSSFGGEDVHALHIGEFVEFSVEEGNDGNPKAVNITSVDPGSGGDNLFDQSSFGGEDVPALHIDEVIEFSVEEGRATMASPTPSTSPAPAATLSGAADAGEAGKCVVSAVRGGT; via the coding sequence ATGGAAGAAGGGAAGAGGTGGTGGGGAACGGTGACGTGGATTGAGGATGACGGCTCCGGCTTCATCACGCCGGTCGACCCCGGCAGCGGAAGGGGCTACCTCTTCGACCAGTCCTCCTTCGGGGGCGAGGACGTCCACGCGCTCCACATTGGCGAGTTCGTCGAGTTCTCCGTCGAGGAGGGCAACGATGGTAACCCCAAGGCCGTCAACATCACGTCGGTCGACCCCGGTAGCGGAGGGGACAACCTCTTCGACCAGTCCTCCTTCGGGGGCGAGGACGTCCCCGCGCTCCACATTGACGAGGTCATCGAGTTCTCCGTCGAGGAGGGCAGGGCAACGATGGCATCCCCAACGCCGTCAACGTCACCGGCCCCAGCGGCAACACTCTCTGGGGCCGCGGACGCCGGAGAGGCGGGGAAGTGTGTCGTTTCTGCGGTGAGGGGTGGCACATGA
- the LOC135631184 gene encoding protein FD-like, producing MWSSLVQDNIHETNSSTHHRMVSSSSRSSSSNSYLLISETPRRTMEEVWKDITVTALNRERAITPLEHHGYGRHHHHANSSPSFRDTMLQDFLAGPSSRPLTISPPAVEELPLPLPPTPPALPQTAFSLNYGMELQYLGPDPKTHSDSTSSSHNVSIISSAFSSVMAGPPSPTGLFSFCSKKQRLRENPTVGVNRRFQRLIKNRESAARSRARKQAYTNELELEVSHLKEENAKLKKQYEELRLAMNLPKRNTLKRSCTSSF from the exons ATGTGGTCGTCCTTGGTGCAAGACAACATCCACGAGACCAACAGCAGCACCCACCACAGGATGGTGTCATCTTCCTCAAGGTCGTCTTCTTCCAACTCTTATCTGCTCATCTCAGAAACGCCAAGGAGGACCATGGAGGAGGTGTGGAAAGACATCACTGTCACAGCCCTCAACAGGGAGAGGGCCATCACACCCTTGGAACACCATGGTTACGGTCGCCATCACCACCACGCAAACTCCTCACCTTCCTTCAGGGACACGATGTTGCAGGACTTTCTTGCCGGACCATCGAGCAGGCCCCTCACCATCTCGCCGCCTGCAGTCGAGGAGCTACCGCTGCCGCTACCTCCAACCCCTCCTGCCCTCCCTCAGACGGCCTTCAGTTTGAACTACGGGATGGAGTTACAGTACCTGGGACCTGACCCCAAGACCCACTCCGATTCAACCTCTAGCAGCCACAACGTCTCCATTATCTCCTCTGCATTCTCCTCTGTGATGGCAGGTCCGCCGTCGCCCACTGGGCTTTTCTCATTCTGCTCCAAGAAGCAGCGGTTACGAGAAAACCCCACCGTTGGTGTCAACCGTCGCTTTCAGAGATTGATCAAGAACCGGGAGTCTGCAGCCCGATCACGCGCAAGGAAACAG GCCTATACTAATGAGCTGGAGTTGGAGGTCTCACATCTGAAGGAGGAGAACGCCAAACTGAAGAAGCAATATGAGGAG CTTCGTTTGGCAATGAATCTACCCAAAAGAAACACACTTAAAAGGAGCTGCACTTCATCATTTTGA
- the LOC135632068 gene encoding aquaporin PIP2-7-like produces the protein MSKEVSEAEQAPAKDYRDPPPAPLLDFGELRLWSFYRALIAEFVATLLFLYVTIATVIGHKEQNAADQCSGVGILGIAWAFGGMIFILVYCTAGISGGHINPAVTFGLFLARKVSLIRALLYIVAQCLGAIVGVGIVKGIMKHQYNSLGGGANEVASGYSKGTALGAEIIGTFVLVYTVFSATDPKRSARDSHVPVLAPLPIGFAVFMVHLATIPITGTGINPARSLGAAVIYNQDKPWDDHWIFWVGPFVGALAAAAYHQYILRAAAIKALGSFRSNPTN, from the exons ATGTCGAAGGAGGTCAGTGAGGCCGAGCAGGCGCCGGCAAAGGACTACAGGGACCCGCCGCCGGCGCCGCTTTTGGATTTCGGCGAGCTCCGTCTCTGGTCCTTTTACCGCGCCCTCATAGCTGAGTTCGTGGCCACGCTGCTCTTCCTCTACGTCACCATCGCCACCGTCATCGGCCACAAGGAGCAGAACGCCGCCGACCAGTGCAGCGGGGTTGGCATTCTTGGCATCGCGTGGGCCTTTGGTGGCATGATCTTCATCCTCGTCTACTGCACGGCCGGCATCTCTG GGGGACACATCAACCCGGCGGTAACCTTCGGGCTGTTCCTGGCGAGGAAGGTGTCGCTGATACGGGCGCTGCTGTACATAGTGGCGCAGTGCTTGGGAGCCATCGTTGGTGTAGGGATCGTGAAGGGGATCATGAAGCACCAGTACAACTCCCTCGGTGGTGGAGCCAACGAGGTCGCATCCGGCTACTCCAAGGGCACCGCCCTTGGAGCCGAGATCATCGGCACCTTCGTCCTCGTCTACACCGTCTTTTCCGCCACCGACCCCAAGCGCAGCGCCCGCGACTCCCACGTTCCC GTGTTGGCACCACTCCCCATCGGCTTTGCTGTGTTCATGGTGCACCTCGCCACCATCCCCATCACCGGTACCGGCATCAACCCCGCTCGGAGCTTAGGTGCTGCAGTGATCTACAACCAGGACAAGCCGTGGGATGATCAT TGGATCTTCTGGGTGGGTCCGTTCGTAGGAGCGTTGGCCGCGGCGGCGTACCACCAGTACATCCTGAGGGCAGCGGCTATCAAGGCCCTGGGATCCTTCCGGAGCAACCCCACCAACTGA
- the LOC103975815 gene encoding LOB domain-containing protein 18, translated as MSGSIGPNGGGGGGGGGGSGGGGGGGPCGACKFLRRKCVTGCIFAPYFNSEQGAAHFAAVHKVFGASNASKLLLHIPAHKRLDAVVTICYEAQARLRDPVYGCVAHIFALQQQVVNLHAELSCLQAHLATLELPTPPPSLASPIPFSMSDLSSSSTLPSTADLSTLFDPPLLPSWPLQQQQRPTLFMQQRSTSTRSPSESSGCGGGDLQELARELLGRHCLGDVTAEPGVQESKSI; from the exons ATGAGCGGCAGTATCGGTCCTaatgggggaggaggaggaggaggtggtggcggtAGTGGAGGTGGAGGAGGCGGGGGACCCTGCGGAGCGTGTAAATTTCTGAGGAGGAAGTGCGTGACAGGGTGCATATTTGCGCCCTACTTCAATTCCGAGCAAGGGGCAGCGCACTTCGCGGCGGTGCACAAGGTGTTCGGGGCTAGCAACGCGTCGAAGCTTCTCCTCCACATCCCCGCCCATAAGCGCCTCGACGCCGTCGTTACCATCTGCTACGAGGCTCAGGCACGCCTCCGCGACCCCGTCTACGGCTGCGTCGCTCACATCTTCGCCCTCCAGCAACAG GTAGTCAACCTACATGCAGAGCTGTCCTGCTTACAAGCGCATCTGGCCACTTTGGAGCTGCCAACCCCTCCTCCGTCACTCGCTTCGCCGATCCCCTTCTCGATGTCAGACCTCTCGTCATCCTCCACCCTCCCTTCTACCGCCGATCTCTCCACGCTGTTCGACCCTCCGCTGCTGCCGTCATGGCCtcttcagcagcagcagcggccgaCGTTGTTCATGCAGCAGCGTAGCACCAGCACAAGAAGCCCGTCTGAGAGCTCTGGATGTGGCGGTGGCGATCTCCAGGAATTGGCGAGGGAGCTCCTCGGTCGGCACTGTTTAGGTGATGTGACTGCTGAACCCGGGGTTcaagaatccaaatcaatttga
- the LOC103975822 gene encoding glutathione S-transferase, with protein sequence MLATLSGYRAVSRPQRTLPFPSPSRSPIALSTGTQEMGSVTVYGPPISPAVSRVLACLLEKDVVFNLVNIDMSKAQHKSPDFLKIQPFGQVPAFQDEHTTLFESRAICRYICDKYADRGNRSLLGRRGGGLVERAHVEQWLEAEGQSFNPPSSTLVFQLAFAPQMGLPQDAAAILLNEGKLAKVLDVYDRRLEESRFLAGDELSLADLSHLPNGHYIRAGGKVELFTSRKNVARWWEEISMRPSWQKVVEMQRAPPSF encoded by the exons ATGTTGGCGACGCTAAGCGGCTATCGAGCAGTCTCCCGACCACAACGAACCCTTCCTTTCCCTTCCCCGTCTCGCTCTCCGATCGCTTTGTCGACGGGAACACAAGAAATGGGAAGCGTGACGGTGTACGGCCCTCCCATCTCCCCCGCCGTCTCCAGAGTCCTAGCCTGCCTCCTCGAGAAGGACGTCGTCTTCAACCTCGTCAACATCGACATGTCCAAAGCCCAGCACAAGTCCCCCGACTTCCTCAAGATACAG CCGTTCGGCCAAGTCCCCGCCTTCCAGGATGAGCACACCACCCTGTTCG AGTCGAGGGCGATCTGCCGCTACATCTGCGACAAGTACGCTGACCGGGGCAACCGGAGCCTCCTCGGGCGCAGAGGCGGCGGGCTGGTGGAGCGGGCGCACGTGGAGCAGTGGCTGGAGGCCGAGGGCCAGAGCTTCAACCCGCCCAGCTCCACGTTGGTGTTCCAGCTGGCCTTCGCCCCCCAGATGGGGCTGCCGCAGGACGCGGCCGCAATCCTGCTGAACGAGGGCAAGCTGGCCAAGGTGCTCGACGTCTACGATCGCCGGCTCGAGGAGAGCAGGTTCCTCGCCGGGGACGAATTGTCGCTTGCCGACCTCTCCCACCTTCCTAATGGCCATTACATTAGGGCCGGCGGGAAGGTTGAGCTCTTCACGTCGAGGAAGAATGTGGCCAGGTGGTGGGAGGAGATCTCCATGCGGCCGTCATGGCAGAAGGTCGTCGAAATGCAGCGCGCCCCACCTTCATTTTGA
- the LOC135631849 gene encoding subtilisin-like protease SBT1.6 → MPVAVSLSLHFHRPPFPTCYCSVYVTLTHSLFSPHTLPLMAFPCPHRLLILIVTLIAAAEADLSATGGAKKKTFVFRVDHRAKPSVFPTHAQWYASAAFSGGGGGATPLPLLHVYDTVFHGFSASLAPAHAAVLSAHPSVLAVFEDRLRRLDTTRSPQFLGLRNQDGLWSDSDYGSDVVVGVLDTGVWPEHRSFSDRNLGPVPSRWRGACETGPGFPVSLCNRKLVGARFFSKGHDASFVGGGGGINQTVESRSPRDADGHGTHTASTAAGRHAFRASMAGYAAGIAKGVAPKARVATYKVCWKGSGCLDSDILAGFDRAVADGVDVISVSIGGGDGIASPYYLDPIAIGSFGAVSRGVFVASSAGNDGPTSMSVTNVAPWLTTVGAGTIDRTFPADVILGDGRRLSGVSLYSGKPLTGSKYPLVYPGKSGGLSASLCMDNSLDPKMVGGKIVICDRGSSPRVAKGHVVKDAGGVGMILANGLSNGEGLVGDAHVLPACAVGYSEGDVIKAYVASAAVPTATIQFRGTVLGVKPAPVVASFSGRGPNGLTPSILKPDLIAPGVNILAAWTGAAGPTGLDSDSRRTEFNILSGTSMACPHVSGAAALLKSAHPDWSPAAIRSAMMTTGRLDDNRRKPMTDESTGKPATPFDIGAGHLNLDRAMDPGLVYDIATQDYVAFLCAIGYDPRTLQVITNAPTACPAKRPAAEDLNYPSISVTFPAAAGAAANQSRTVRRTATNVGSMAEAVYKARVEMAEGQGLAVAVTPRKLAFTAGARRQRFKVSVTATAEGDGGPRFAYLVWSDGSHEVRSPIVVSWIQPL, encoded by the coding sequence ATGCCAGTAGCTGTGTCCCTCTCCCTTCATTTCCACCGCCCCCCTTTCCCAACTTGTTATTGCAGTGTATACGTTacactcactcactcactcttCAGTCCACACACACTTCCACTGATGGCGTTCCCCTGCCCTCATCGCCTCCTCATCCTAATCGTTACCCTGATAGCCGCGGCGGAGGCGGATTTATCCGCTACCGGCGGTgcgaagaagaagacttttgtttTCCGTGTCGACCACCGGGCAAAGCCGTCGGTGTTTCCCACTCATGCCCAGTGGTACGCCTCCGCCGCCttctccggcggcggcggcggcgctacCCCCCTTCCCCTCCTCCACGTCTACGACACCGTCTTTCACGGCTTCTCTGCCTCCCTCGCCCCGGCCCACGCCGCCGTCCTCTCCGCCCACCCTAGTGTCCTAGCCGTCTTCGAGGACCGCCTCCGTCGCCTCGACACCACACGCTCCCCCCAGTTCCTCGGCCTACGCAATCAGGACGGCCTCTGGTCCGACTCCGACTACGGCTCCGACGTCGTCGTTGGCGTGCTGGATACCGGCGTCTGGCCCGAGCACCGCAGCTTCTCCGACCGCAACCTTGGCCCTGTCCCCTCCCGATGGCGTGGCGCCTGTGAGACCGGCCCCGGCTTTCCCGTGTCCCTCTGCAACCGTAAGCTTGTCGGAGCCCGGTTCTTCTCCAAGGGCCATGACGCCTCCTTtgtcggcggcggtggcggcatcAACCAGACGGTGGAGTCGCGCTCCCCGCGCGACGCCGACGGTCACGGCACGCACACTGCCTCTACCGCCGCTGGCCGCCATGCGTTCCGGGCCAGCATGGCCGGCTATGCCGCGGGAATCGCCAAGGGCGTTGCCCCCAAGGCCAGGGTGGCCACATACAAAGTCTGCTGGAAGGGTTCTGGTTGCCTCGACTCCGACATCCTCGCCGGGTTCGACCGCGCCGTCGCAGATGGTGTGGACGTCATCTCGGTCTCCATTGGTGGTGGCGACGGCATTGCCTCGCCCTACTACCTCGATCCCATCGCCATCGGCTCATTCGGCGCCGTCTCCCGGGGCGTCTTCGTCGCGTCCTCTGCTGGCAACGACGGGCCCACCTCCATGTCTGTCACCAACGTCGCCCCCTGGCTCACCACCGTCGGCGCAGGCACCATCGACCGCACCTTCCCTGCCGACGTCATCCTTGGCGACGGGCGGCGCCTGTCCGGCGTCTCCCTCTACTCGGGGAAGCCTCTCACCGGCTCCAAGTACCCGCTGGTCTACCCGGGCAAGTCCGGCGGCCTCTCCGCCTCCCTCTGCATGGACAACTCCCTGGACCCCAAAATGGTCGGGGGCAAAATCGTGATCTGCGACCGCGGCAGCAGCCCTCGCGTGGCCAAGGGCCACGTCGTGAAGGACGCCGGCGGGGTTGGAATGATCCTGGCCAATGGCTTATCCAACGGGGAGGGCCTCGTTGGCGACGCCCACGTCCTCCCGGCATGTGCCGTTGGCTACTCCGAGGGCGACGTCATCAAGGCATATGTCGCTTCCGCCGCTGTCCCCACTGCCACCATCCAGTTCAGGGGCACCGTTCTTGGCGTCAAGCCGGCGCCGGTCGTGGCTTCCTTCTCCGGCCGTGGCCCCAACGGGCTCACTCCATCTATCCTCAAGCCGGACCTGATCGCGCCCGGGGTCAACATCCTCGCGGCCTGGACCGGCGCAGCGGGGCCGACCGGGCTCGACTCCGACAGCCGGAGGACGGAGTTCAACATCCTGTCTGGTACGTCGATGGCGTGCCCGCACGTGAGCGGCGCGGCGGCGCTGCTGAAGTCGGCTCACCCGGACTGGAGCCCGGCGGCGATCAGATCGGCTATGATGACCACGGGGCGCCTCGACGACAATCGCCGGAAGCCAATGACGGACGAGTCGACCGGGAAGCCAGCGACCCCGTTCGACATCGGAGCGGGGCACCTCAACCTGGACCGGGCGATGGACCCCGGCCTGGTGTACGACATAGCGACCCAGGACTACGTGGCCTTCCTCTGCGCCATCGGGTACGACCCCAGGACACTCCAGGTGATCACCAACGCGCCTACGGCATGCCCGGCGAAGAGGCCGGCGGCGGAGGACCTGAACTACCCGTCAATCTCAGTGACCTTCCCGGCAGCGGCGGGGGCGGCGGCGAATCAGAGCAGGACTGTGAGGAGGACGGCGACGAACGTGGGTTCGATGGCGGAGGCGGTGTACAAGGCGAGGGTGGAAATGGCGGAAGGACAAGGGCTGGCGGTCGCCGTGACGCCGAGAAAGCTGGCGTTCACGGCCGGGGCGAGGCGGCAGAGATTCAAGGTGTCGGTCACGGCGACGGCGGAGGGAGACGGCGGGCCGAGATTCGCGTACCTCGTCTGGTCGGACGGGTCTCACGAAGTGCGGAGCCCAATCGTGGTGTCGTGGATACAACCGCTGTAG
- the LOC103976309 gene encoding uncharacterized protein LOC103976309, with protein MGRMKVVLLVLGTILSISWEEEEGFMTLASANTMVTGTVFCDQCQDGERGFLDYGLSGAKVAVACRGTDGTEVAYGEDETNWFGSYSVYFDGSPDLSGCYARVVGGPSGCGAAAGPAQGLTLLFRMFGMAMYVVEPLLSEPQVPAGFCPNAPSLPSPTPTPALPVPPPTPPLPLFEVSACPYGKWLMPQYQCYWRVVNPDTRVAIAFGPVAAGRYGVELTMWEALHGRGDLYRTLLREATASLLNSYNTLNFLYPTLSVFDLMNRALVGSPQDALTVALRFRMANSGAFGVETVGCNFTPCRS; from the exons ATGGGTCGCATGAAGGTCGTACTGTTGGTTTTGGGAACCATTCTTTCGATCtcttgggaagaagaagaaggattcaTGACGTTGGCGAGCGCAAACACGATGGTGACCGGGACCGTCTTCTGCGATCAATGCCAGGACGGGGAGCGCGGCTTCTTGGACTACGGTCTCTCAG GAGCGAAGGTGGCGGTGGCCTGCAGAGGCACCGACGGGACGGAGGTGGCGTACGGGGAAGACGAGACGAATTGGTTCGGGAGCTACTCGGTATACTTCGACGGCAGCCCCGACCTGAGCGGCTGCTACGCGAGGGTGGTGGGCGGGCCGTCCGGGTGCGGTGCGGCGGCGGGACCGGCGCAGGGGCTGACGCTGCTGTTCCGGATGTTCGGGATGGCCATGTACGTCGTGGAGCCGCTGTTGTCGGAACCGCAGGTGCCCGCTGGGTTCTGCCCCAACGCGCCGTCGTTGCCGAGTCCCACGCCGACGCCGGCCCTGCCAGTGCCGCCTCCTACGCCGCCGCTGCCGTTGTTCGAGGTCTCTGCTTGCCCCTACGG TAAATGGCTGATGCCACAGTACCAGTGCTACTGGAGAGTAGTGAACCCCGACACCAGAGTGGCAATTGCTTTCGGGCCCGTGGCAGCAGGAAGATACGGGGTGGAGCTGACCATGTGGGAAGCACTCCACGGGCGGGGCGACCTCTACAGAACGCTCCTCCGTGAAGCGACCGCTTCCCTCCTCAACTCCTACAACACCCTCAACTTCCTTTACCCCACGCTCAGTGTCTTCGACCTCATGAACCGGGCGCTGGTCGGCTCTCCACAGGATGCTCTCACGGTGGCGCTGCGGTTTCGAATGGCCAACTCCGGGGCATTTGGTGTTGAAACAGTTGGCTGCAACTTCACCCCATGTAGATCTTGA
- the LOC135630670 gene encoding probable amidase At4g34880, translating into MQMGVMPPLSFSICRFTALLLLLLSTFPCRGFEFQEATIDGIQLAFREGSLTSRRLVEFYLTQIRALNPLLHAVIEVNPDALRQANLADRERRSGRRPCGGLHGIPVLLKDNIATRDRLNTTAGSFALLGSKVPRDAGVVRRLRRAGAVILGKANMAEWANFRSLDAPSSWSARGGQGRNPYVLSADPCGSSTGSAIAAAANMATVTLGTETDGSIICPSDFNSVAGIKPTVGLTSRAGVVPISPRQDTVGPIGRTVSDAVQVLEAIVGFDQRDAVATKAASKYIPRGGYKQFLQVDGLRGKRIGILRAFFTFPNGSVQQKVFEEHFNTMRQKGAILIDNLEIANLSIILDAGQSGEEVALLAEFKMALNSYLSELSSSPVRSLADVIAFNDKHRIEERVEEFGQLVFLAAQNTTGIGPAEKSAIARMTQLSIQGLERLMMENRLDAVVTGNIGFTSVLAIGGYPGISVPAGYGTAGDPFGICFGGVKGSEPKLIEMAYAFEQATMVRKPPSFRK; encoded by the exons ATGCAGATGGGAGTGATGCCCCCCCTCTCGTTCTCCATCTGCCGCTTCACGGCTCTGCTGCTGCTTCTCCTCTCGACCTTCCCCTGCCGTGGGTTCGAGTTCCAGGAGGCGACCATCGACGGCATCCAGCTGGCCTTCAGGGAGGGGAGCCTCACCTCCCGCCGGCTGGTGGAGTTCTACCTGACGCAGATCCGCGCCCTGAACCCGCTCCTCCACGCCGTCATCGAGGTGAACCCGGACGCGCTGCGGCAGGCCAATCTGGCCGACCGGGAGCGCCGGAGCGGGCGCCGTCCTTGCGGGGGCCTGCACGGCATCCCCGTCCTCCTCAAGGACAACATAGCCACGCGGGACCGGCTCAACACCACCGCCGGCTCGTTCGCGCTGCTGGGCTCGAAGGTGCCACGCGACGCGGGGGTGGTGCGGCGGCTGCGACGGGCGGGAGCGGTAATCCTGGGGAAGGCCAACATGGCGGAGTGGGCCAACTTCCGCTCTCTGGACGCGCCGAGCTCGTGGAGCGCGCGCGGCGGGCAGGGCCGG AACCCGTACGTGCTGTCGGCGGATCCGTGCGGCTCAAGCACCGGATCGGCGATAGCGGCGGCGGCCAACATGGCAACGGTGACGCTAGGGACGGAGACGGATGGGTCCATCATTTGTCCCTCGGACTTCAACTCGGTGGCGGGGATCAAACCCACCGTCGGCCTCACCAGCCGGGCCGGCGTCGTTCCCATCTCCCCGAGACAGGACACGGTCGG CCCCATTGGTCGAACGGTGTCAGATGCCGTGCAAGTGTTGGAGGCTATTGTGGGTTTCGATCAGCGAGATGCAGTGGCAACTAAAGCAGCATCGAAGTACATACCTCGAGGTGGATACAAGCAGTTCTTGCAGGTGGATGGACTGAGAGGCAAAAGGATAGGGATCCTGAGGGCATTCTTCACCTTCCCAAATGGATCTGTCCAACAAAAGGTCTTCGAAGAGCACTTCAACACCATGAG GCAAAAAGGAGCCATCTTGATCGACAACCTTGAGATAGCAAACTTGAGCATCATTCTTGACGCCGGCCAGAGCGGTGAAGAGGTTGCATTGCTGGCCGAGTTTAAGATGGCACTGAATTCATACTTGTCAGAGTTGTCCTCTTCGCCTGTAAGATCTCTTGCAGATGTGATAGCTTTCAACGACAAACACAGGATTGAG GAAAGAGTAGAGGAATTTGGGCAGCTCGTGTTTCTAGCAGCTCAGAACACTACCGGAATAGGTCCTGCTGAAAAGAGTGCCATTGCCAGAATGACTCAGCTTTCCATCCAAGGATTGGAGAGGTTGATGATGGAGAACAGATTAGACGCAGTGGTCACAGGGAATATTGGTTTCACTTCTGTTCTGGCTATTGGGGGGTACCCAGGCATCAGTGTTCCTGCGGGGTATGGCACAGCTGGAGATCCCTTTGGGATATGCTTTGGAGGAGTGAAGGGCTCAGAACCCAAGTTGATCGAGATGGCGTATGCGTTTGAGCAAGCAACAATGGTTAGGAAACCTCCATCATTCAGGAAATGA